One segment of Theobroma cacao cultivar B97-61/B2 chromosome 9, Criollo_cocoa_genome_V2, whole genome shotgun sequence DNA contains the following:
- the LOC18590272 gene encoding uncharacterized protein LOC18590272 isoform X2 codes for MDTLSALAFITNCSSSPFTRFSPLPRLQTPPLSRRAPTVFVLKTSSHSGSESVEEDVLQMFFKDREVNGDFISKASDMLWQREVLKVVDPDAGQSADTGQQAEQVMGSDDDGGFLKLSRTQEWLLGDNSAPMNKKAIAKLKRELMLLSVGIGTACSGYCLIVLSVQAAVSYAVGVLFSCLYLQLLYQHVDNLSKEMVPPIFLLKKLKKIGIRSEDLQEFFERSIKGSGIALSSPRLVIPAAVYGLWILSHKFLANDFFDFQLTPAMIGMFAYKAAALVQVYRDNEDLQFVFPENEEQSSD; via the exons ATGGACACTCTCTCAGCGCTTGCTTTCATCACCAACTGCAGCAGTTCCCCATTTACAAGATTCTCTCCTCTTCCTCGCCTTCAAACACCACCGCTTTCCAGAAGAGCCCCAACTGTCTTTGTCTTGAAAACAAGCTCTCATTCAG GGAGTGAATCTGTAGAAGAGGATGTTCTGCAGATGTTTTTCAAGGATAGAGaagtaaatggagattttaTTTCCAAAGCTTCCGACATGCTGTGGCAGAGAGAAGTTCTGAAAGTTGTTGATCCTGATGCTGGCCAATCTGCTGACACTGGTCAGCAAGCGGAACAG GTTATGGGaagtgatgatgatggtggATTTTTGAAGCTGTCAAGAACACAGGAATGGCTATTGGGAGACAATTCTGCACCAATGAATAAGAAGGCCATTGCCAAG CTCAAGAGGGAACTGATGCTTTTATCAGTTGGTATTGGAACTGCATGCAGTGGTTATTGTTTGATAGTGTTATCAGTTCAG GCTGCTGTTAGTTATGCAGTAGGGGTTCTTTTCAG TTGCTTATACCTTCAGCTTTTATATCAACATGTGGACAACCTATCCAAGGAAATGGTTCCTCCGATTTTCTTGctaaagaaattgaaaaa aatAGGAATAAGAAGCGAGGATTTGCAGGAGTTCTTTGAGAGATCAATTAAGGGTAGTGGCATTGCTCTTTCTTCTCCAAGACTAGTTATCCCAGCTGCTGTATATGGATTGTGGATCTTGTCCCATAAATTTTTGGCCAAtgatttctttgatttccag CTTACTCCTGCAATGATTGGGATGTTTGCATACAAAGCAGCTGCTCTTGTTCAAGTATACAGGGATAATGAAGACTTGCAGTTTGTCTTTCCCGAGAATGAGGAACAGTCAAGTGACTGA
- the LOC18590272 gene encoding uncharacterized protein LOC18590272 isoform X1 codes for MDTLSALAFITNCSSSPFTRFSPLPRLQTPPLSRRAPTVFVLKTSSHSGSESVEEDVLQMFFKDREVNGDFISKASDMLWQREVLKVVDPDAGQSADTGQQAEQVMGSDDDGGFLKLSRTQEWLLGDNSAPMNKKAIAKVSQDDSERRKKLNLLKYEALKRELMLLSVGIGTACSGYCLIVLSVQAAVSYAVGVLFSCLYLQLLYQHVDNLSKEMVPPIFLLKKLKKIGIRSEDLQEFFERSIKGSGIALSSPRLVIPAAVYGLWILSHKFLANDFFDFQLTPAMIGMFAYKAAALVQVYRDNEDLQFVFPENEEQSSD; via the exons ATGGACACTCTCTCAGCGCTTGCTTTCATCACCAACTGCAGCAGTTCCCCATTTACAAGATTCTCTCCTCTTCCTCGCCTTCAAACACCACCGCTTTCCAGAAGAGCCCCAACTGTCTTTGTCTTGAAAACAAGCTCTCATTCAG GGAGTGAATCTGTAGAAGAGGATGTTCTGCAGATGTTTTTCAAGGATAGAGaagtaaatggagattttaTTTCCAAAGCTTCCGACATGCTGTGGCAGAGAGAAGTTCTGAAAGTTGTTGATCCTGATGCTGGCCAATCTGCTGACACTGGTCAGCAAGCGGAACAG GTTATGGGaagtgatgatgatggtggATTTTTGAAGCTGTCAAGAACACAGGAATGGCTATTGGGAGACAATTCTGCACCAATGAATAAGAAGGCCATTGCCAAG GTGTCGCAGGATGACAGTGAAAGAAGGAAGAAGCTGAACCTTCTTAAATATGAAGCT CTCAAGAGGGAACTGATGCTTTTATCAGTTGGTATTGGAACTGCATGCAGTGGTTATTGTTTGATAGTGTTATCAGTTCAG GCTGCTGTTAGTTATGCAGTAGGGGTTCTTTTCAG TTGCTTATACCTTCAGCTTTTATATCAACATGTGGACAACCTATCCAAGGAAATGGTTCCTCCGATTTTCTTGctaaagaaattgaaaaa aatAGGAATAAGAAGCGAGGATTTGCAGGAGTTCTTTGAGAGATCAATTAAGGGTAGTGGCATTGCTCTTTCTTCTCCAAGACTAGTTATCCCAGCTGCTGTATATGGATTGTGGATCTTGTCCCATAAATTTTTGGCCAAtgatttctttgatttccag CTTACTCCTGCAATGATTGGGATGTTTGCATACAAAGCAGCTGCTCTTGTTCAAGTATACAGGGATAATGAAGACTTGCAGTTTGTCTTTCCCGAGAATGAGGAACAGTCAAGTGACTGA